From Nicotiana tabacum cultivar K326 chromosome 15, ASM71507v2, whole genome shotgun sequence, the proteins below share one genomic window:
- the LOC107787715 gene encoding PHD finger protein ALFIN-LIKE 4-like encodes MEGGQQYNPRTVEEVFRDFKGRRAALIKALTADVEEFYQQCDPEKENLCLYGFPSEQWEVNLPAEEVPPELPEPALGINFARDGMQEKDWLSLVAVHSDAWLLSVAFYFGARFGFDRADRRRLFNMMNDLPTIFEIVSGTAKKQSKEKSSVSNHSSTKSKSNSKVTQRGSESQAKYSRPQPKDEDEDGLEDDEQGETLCGACGENYASDEFWICCDICEIWFHGKCVKITPARAEHIKQYKCPSCSSNKRARP; translated from the exons ATGGAGGGAGGTCAACAATACAATCCTCGAACAGTGGAAGAAGTATTTAGAGATTTTAAGGGTCGAAGAGCTGCACTTATTAAAGCTCTTACCGCCG ATGTTGAAGAATTTTATCAACAATGTGACCCAG AGAAGGAAAACCTTTGCCTTTATGGATTTCCAAGTGAACAGTGGGAAGTCAATTTACCAGCTGAAGAAGTGCCACCGGAGCTTCCCGAGCCTGCTCTGGGAATAAACTTTGCCCGAGATGGCATGCAAGAGAAGGACTGGCTCTCCTTGGTTGCTGTGCATAGTGATGCATGGTTACTTTCCGTTGCATTTTATTTTGGTGCTAGATTTGGGTTTGATAGAGCTGATAG GAGAAGATTGTTCAATATGATGAATGATCTCCCTACAATTTTTGAGATTGTATCTGGGACAGCCAAGAAACAATCAAAAGAAAAGTCATCTGTGTCAAATCACAGCAGCACCAAGTCTAAGTCAAACTCAAAG GTGACACAACGTGGATCTGAATCCCAAGCCAAGTATTCAAGACCACAACCAAAAGATGAGGATGAAGATGGTTTGGAAGATGACGAGCAAGGAGAAACACTATGTGGGGCTTGCGGTGAAAACTATGCATCTGACGAATTCTGGATCTGCTGTGACATATGTGAGATATGGTTCCATGGGAAGTGTGTTAAAATCACTCCTGCTAGGGCAGAGCATATCAAGCAGTACAAGTGCCCATCTTGCAGCAGCAACAAGAGAGCACGCCCTTGA
- the LOC107787714 gene encoding uncharacterized protein LOC107787714, which yields MSVSMAENESTSKIQLPADINWEMLDKSKFFFLGAALFSGVSVTLYPIVVLKTRQQVMSKQIPCLKMAVSMLRSEGYRGFYRGFGTSLTGTIPARALYMGALEMTKSNVGTVTNKLGLAEASSSAIANAAAGLSAALAAQLVWTPVDVVSQRLMVQGSGNSSCGVVGLKYYNGGIDACRKIICSDGLRGLYRGFGISILTYAPSNAVWWGSYSIAHRVIWSSIGGYFCKKDDECGYTPNGKAMVAVQGLSAALASGISALVTMPLDTVKTRLQVLDDQEWCCSSSNSRRRPTILQTVRNLVKEGGLGASYRGLGPRWTSMSMSAITMITTYEFLKRLSTKNQESFV from the coding sequence ATGAGCGTGAGTATGGCAGAGAATGAATCCACTTCAAAAATCCAACTTCCTGCAGATATAAATTGGGAAATGCTTGATAAATCTAAGTTTTTTTTCTTAGGGGCTGCGCTATTTTCTGGTGTCTCGGTCACACTGTATCCGATTGTAGTGTTGAAAACGCGGCAGCAAGTTATGAGTAAGCAAATTCCATGTCTAAAAATGGCAGTATCCATGTTGAGGAGTGAAGGGTACAGAGGATTTTACAGAGGATTTGGTACTTCCCTCACGGGGACTATTCCTGCGCGCGCCCTATATATGGGCGCGCTCGAAATGACCAAAAGCAATGTTGGAACTGTTACTAATAAGTTGGGATTGGCCGAGGCATCTTCCTCGGCCATTGCCAATGCGGCTGCTGGTCTTAGCGCTGCATTGGCTGCCCAATTGGTGTGGACCCCAGTTGATGTTGTGAGTCAGAGATTAATGGTCCAAGGAAGTGGAAATTCTAGCTGTGGTGTTGTTGGATTGAAGTATTATAATGGTGGGATCGACGCGTGTAGAAAGATAATTTGTAGTGATGGTTTAAGGGGATTGTATAGAGGATTTGGTATTTCAATACTGACTTATGCACCTTCAAATGCAGTTTGGTGGGGTTCATACTCTATTGCTCATAGAGTGATATGGAGTTCAATTggcggctatttttgcaaaaaagacGATGAGTGTGGTTATACGCCAAATGGGAAGGCAATGGTGGCAGTTCAAGGGTTGAGTGCAGCATTGGCTAGTGGAATATCTGCATTAGTGACAATGCCACTTGACACTGTGAAGACAAGATTGCAAGTATTAGATGATCAAGAATGGTGTTGTAGTAGTAGTAACAGTAGGAGAAGACCAACAATTTTACAGACAGTGAGGAATTTAGTGAAGGAAGGTGGATTAGGTGCTTCTTATAGAGGATTAGGTCCAAGATGGACATCAATGTCTATGTCTGCAATAACTATGATCACTACTTATGAGTTCCTCAAAAGGTTATCCACCAAGAATCAAGAGAGCTTTGTTTGA